The Venturia canescens isolate UGA chromosome 10, ASM1945775v1, whole genome shotgun sequence genome segment GAGCCTCCAAGGAGCAAAAAAGGCATCCCTAAGGGGTAGAGGACCCTGAGGTATGTCGGTGAGATTTTCGTTGAGACGCTGGAGCTCCGGTTGAATGAGAGAATGCCCAAAGCGCAACGCCGCCGTAGCGAAAACATTTGAGATTCTTGGATCAATCCGAGGATCGTATCCGGCGTATTTACCGATCAATTCGACGACGCTCCGTCCGAATATTCGCGGCAGCCAGTGCTCGTAAGTGATAACCTGCATCTCAGCCCCGACTATTTTACGAGCCTCCTGATAAATCTTTTCGCCCTTCCACAGAGGATTCGCCCGTGCAAGATGACGGGCGATCCTGTTGTGCTCCCGCAACCATAGGGTATGCATAGCGAGCAGTCCAACTTGCTCGTTGGCACGGATATCGCCCGCGAGGAAACAATTTATCGAGCTCTCGAGGTGATTTCTTCGGCAATCGACAAATTGTCCTGGAAGCGCGTAAGGGAGCATCGGTTTCCGTCCCGGTAGAGCCGGCCCTTCCCTGAGAAGTCCCCGATCCTCGATAACACCGGGAATACCAATTTGTCGAAGATCACGGGCGAGCTCGTCGTTGTAACCGTATACCTGAGAGGCGTCGAGATAACTCGTAAGTTGATTCATTTGCTCGCGCGGTGCGAGACCCTCGCCCCAAAGGACGCTCGTAATTCCGGAGCCGCAAACCGCGCTCGTTCGGACAAAGTCGATGCATCGCCGATTCGTTATTCGCGAATCGCCCGGCGGTACCTCCATTGGAAAACAGGGGGCGGCGTTGTCGCAAGATTTTTTGCAATCTATACCGTCCCACGACTCGCTCGATATCGAGGGTAAAGCGTGATCGAGATCGTGATCCAAGAATTGTCCCCATTGCATCGTCATGTGAGTTATCGAATCGTCGGACGTAATCGTATCGGTCGAGATGAGATTTGAGGATACGAGCCGTGCCGCCGGTTTCGGAAATCCATAATAGAGCCTGCCCTTTTGCCAGCCGACCGGCTGTGACAAACCGTTTTCGTATATCGCCGGTAATATTCTTCGAAATGCGGTATAAGACGAGCCCCACGTTTGATGCTCTCTATTGTTGCAAGAACCGTCGATGCTACGATATTTACCGTGATGACAAACGTTGCCGCAATTCAATGGCCTGGCCCCGGTACGGTGTCCGGTGCATCCCGAGAGCCTCTCTATTTCGGCAACCTCCTCCGTGCTCAACGCTTCCCTGTAATCGAAACTCGAGTTTACGTTGCTCGCGGGGATACCCCGTTCCACGTAACGTCTTATATTAACGAGAGTACGCTCGAATATTTCGGCCGGTCGGGCGGCCGCTCTCGCAGCCGCGTTCGGATATCTCGCCAATTTGAACGGATCGAAGGGTGGTTTACCACCCTCGGCGGcggctcctcctcctctttcaccgaacaacgatgcgatcgtttCATTTATCGCCCTATCGATGCTCGCTTCGGCATCTTGAAACGCTCGCATTACCAAAATATCCCTCGTACCGAATATTTGACGAATCTTCAACAGAGTCTGAGCGGAGGCCCGACCATACGCGTTGCTCGCGGTACACTCGTAACGCCCGCCCTCCGACGTGCTCACGTTAAATATGTACAAACTTCCGGCTCTcgatattttatatttctcgTTGTTGCCGTTGATCCCGCCGATCCCGCCGATCCCGCCACCCGCCGCCTCCTCCTGCTCCGCCCCCAACAAAGCGCTACcatcttttttccattttatcgCCGGTCTCGGCTTACCATCCCCGCGGCAAGGTATTTCGACCGACGAACCCGGCTCCGCTTCCAAATAATCCGGTGGCTCGTAAGTCAAACGCGGCGCGCTCGTATCACCCTCCGATACACGGATATCCGCGCTTACTTCGCCATAACCATTTATATTTCGTGCCTGGCACACGTAACGGGCCGAGTCCCCGACTTTCGTATCCGATATAACCAACTTTGAGCCGTTATCCTCATCGTTTATCAATTTAAATCTGCCACCGGTTGATCCGATAATTCGTATCCCGTTACGCCACCATTGTAATTCCGGGATCGGACGACCATCCGCTTTGCAGTACAGCGAGACTCGTTCTCCCGATTTTACGCTCCGCGACTCTGGTATCTGCTCCCGCGGAtgtcataaaaatataataaacgcCTTATTCGAGTCTATCGTGTATCGTCATATCGTCATATCGTCATATCGTCATATcgtcatatatataatatataatcgAACAAACGTTACCTCGGTGAAACGAATCGAAGGACCGGCGAACGTTACGATAGCCCGAGCTTTCCTCGAGACGCTCGTTCCCATTTTACTCTCCGCTATGCATTCGTATTCCCCTTGGTCGCTTTCCCTAATTTCATTTATCACGAGAATCGTACCTTCCTCCCGTAACGCGTAACGCTTCTCCTTATTCTCGTCGGCGTTCACCAATTCCTCCGAATTTTTCATCCACTTTATACGCGGTTTCGGATTTCCAGCTACTCGACAAGAAAACTCGGCCGTTTCTCCGATCCGCGCTTCAACGTCCTCCGGGCCTTCCGTTATTCTCGGCACCTCTGAAATCATAATATATTATGATATTATCATCATATCGAATAACTCGTTCGCCTCGAGGGCCTCGAGCGACGAGCATCAGTCAGCCACAGCCGgtatataaaacaaaaaataatactaAACCGCAGTGAAAATCGAAACTCGTCATGGCGTCAAGGGAGCGTCCCCGCATTTCGGGCGGCGATTCGCAAACGGCCGTCGTTTCTCGAGGTGGCTTCTCTCTCAAACGTTCGACGAGCCAGACGAGATCGCAGTCGCAGACGAGCGCGTTGCTGTCCAATCGCAGTCTCGTCATTGGTCCAACATTTTCAAACGCATCGTCGGGCACTCGACGCAATTTGTTATCGTGCAAAAACAAACGCTCCAGACGTCTtaaatttttgaacgttcCTTTTTCAATCTCCGACAAACGATTCTGATGAAGATACAATTGTTCCAGATTTACCAAATTATCGAATGCATCCGGTGATATTCTCTCGATACGATTTTTGTATAAATACAATATACGAAGATTCGTCAAATCCGCGAATGTATTCCTTCGTAAGCTTCGTATCTCATTGTCGTTCAACAGAAGAGTATCCAGTTTTCCGAGGCCAACGAACGAACCCGCTCGTATTTCCCCAATCTTGTTGAATCTCAAATCCCTGCCaacgataatatttttttttcaaacgcgcCGTGCAATTCGTGTACACACCGACGATGCGCGAGAATTTATGCTAGATATAAACACCGCGCGTGCCTGCCTCTGCctctgcttcttcttcttcttcttcttctcttattACGTAGCGCATGCTGACAAAATATATACAACCGCGCTTGAAATCGTgggaagaatgaaaattgcaaaattgcgccgttttgaaaaaaaaaaaaaaaaaaaaaaaaaacgtgcatATTGTTTTTATCTCGATTAGGCTCTATATTCGCTCTTAGCGATTCCGCCCAAGACTCggcggcgcgcgcgcgcgcgcgcgcgcgcgagtgaGTCATTTCTTGAATTAGCGAACGAGCCTCGTCCGGAGAGAAAATccagcg includes the following:
- the Pxn gene encoding peroxidasin isoform X2 produces the protein MTRLRLDSNALVCDCDLVWLVERLREKPPRETTAVCESPPEMRGRSLDAMTSFDFHCEVPRITEGPEDVEARIGETAEFSCRVAGNPKPRIKWMKNSEELVNADENKEKRYALREEGTILVINEIRESDQGEYECIAESKMGTSVSRKARAIVTFAGPSIRFTEIPESRSVKSGERVSLYCKADGRPIPELQWWRNGIRIIGSTGGRFKLINDEDNGSKLVISDTKVGDSARYVCQARNINGYGEVSADIRVSEGDTSAPRLTYEPPDYLEAEPGSSVEIPCRGDGKPRPAIKWKKDGSALLGAEQEEAAGGGIGGIGGINGNNEKYKISRAGSLYIFNVSTSEGGRYECTASNAYGRASAQTLLKIRQIFGTRDILVMRAFQDAEASIDRAINETIASLFGERGGGAAAEGGKPPFDPFKLARYPNAAARAAARPAEIFERTLVNIRRYVERGIPASNVNSSFDYREALSTEEVAEIERLSGCTGHRTGARPLNCGNVCHHGKYRSIDGSCNNREHQTWGSSYTAFRRILPAIYENGLSQPVGWQKGRLYYGFPKPAARLVSSNLISTDTITSDDSITHMTMQWGQFLDHDLDHALPSISSESWDGIDCKKSCDNAAPCFPMEVPPGDSRITNRRCIDFVRTSAVCGSGITSVLWGEGLAPREQMNQLTSYLDASQVYGYNDELARDLRQIGIPGVIEDRGLLREGPALPGRKPMLPYALPGQFVDCRRNHLESSINCFLAGDIRANEQVGLLAMHTLWLREHNRIARHLARANPLWKGEKIYQEARKIVGAEMQVITYEHWLPRIFGRSVVELIGKYAGYDPRIDPRISNVFATAALRFGHSLIQPELQRLNENLTDIPQGPLPLRDAFFAPWRLVDEGGIDPLLRGMFLTPAKLKRPEENLNRELTEQLFRTAHAVALDLAAMNIQRSRDHAIPGYTEWRKFCNLSVPRNFDDLADDISNSRVRDKLRELYGHPGNVDVWVGGILEDQMPRSKVGPLFHCLLLEQFRRTRDGDRFWYENPSVFKPEQLEQIKRTSLASILCLNGDNITRVQKDVFLMSAGSLLPCHQIPHIDLDLWSDCCENCEAAAATTAPVTAPTDAFSDFENAIPRTRRNSDIDLSQSASLSSPEIEALVDRMDREVKNLKLQTRRLSHQILRLKRFLSTNSSSSSSSSSSSTTTRHRSNDSFFHIL
- the Pxn gene encoding peroxidasin homolog isoform X1, with the translated sequence MTGLKMMRSGRDYIGWYTYFGILISTTLVITSSIATTNDNEQHLRQRYERFNSSYRNECPHKCMCFGTSVRCMFQKLNRIPRIPLNTTVLDLRFNKIGEIRAGSFVGLGKLDTLLLNDNEIRSLRRNTFADLTNLRILYLYKNRIERISPDAFDNLVNLEQLYLHQNRLSEIEKGTFKNLRRLERLFLHDNKLRRVPDDAFENVGPMTRLRLDSNALVCDCDLVWLVERLREKPPRETTAVCESPPEMRGRSLDAMTSFDFHCEVPRITEGPEDVEARIGETAEFSCRVAGNPKPRIKWMKNSEELVNADENKEKRYALREEGTILVINEIRESDQGEYECIAESKMGTSVSRKARAIVTFAGPSIRFTEIPESRSVKSGERVSLYCKADGRPIPELQWWRNGIRIIGSTGGRFKLINDEDNGSKLVISDTKVGDSARYVCQARNINGYGEVSADIRVSEGDTSAPRLTYEPPDYLEAEPGSSVEIPCRGDGKPRPAIKWKKDGSALLGAEQEEAAGGGIGGIGGINGNNEKYKISRAGSLYIFNVSTSEGGRYECTASNAYGRASAQTLLKIRQIFGTRDILVMRAFQDAEASIDRAINETIASLFGERGGGAAAEGGKPPFDPFKLARYPNAAARAAARPAEIFERTLVNIRRYVERGIPASNVNSSFDYREALSTEEVAEIERLSGCTGHRTGARPLNCGNVCHHGKYRSIDGSCNNREHQTWGSSYTAFRRILPAIYENGLSQPVGWQKGRLYYGFPKPAARLVSSNLISTDTITSDDSITHMTMQWGQFLDHDLDHALPSISSESWDGIDCKKSCDNAAPCFPMEVPPGDSRITNRRCIDFVRTSAVCGSGITSVLWGEGLAPREQMNQLTSYLDASQVYGYNDELARDLRQIGIPGVIEDRGLLREGPALPGRKPMLPYALPGQFVDCRRNHLESSINCFLAGDIRANEQVGLLAMHTLWLREHNRIARHLARANPLWKGEKIYQEARKIVGAEMQVITYEHWLPRIFGRSVVELIGKYAGYDPRIDPRISNVFATAALRFGHSLIQPELQRLNENLTDIPQGPLPLRDAFFAPWRLVDEGGIDPLLRGMFLTPAKLKRPEENLNRELTEQLFRTAHAVALDLAAMNIQRSRDHAIPGYTEWRKFCNLSVPRNFDDLADDISNSRVRDKLRELYGHPGNVDVWVGGILEDQMPRSKVGPLFHCLLLEQFRRTRDGDRFWYENPSVFKPEQLEQIKRTSLASILCLNGDNITRVQKDVFLMSAGSLLPCHQIPHIDLDLWSDCCENCEAAAATTAPVTAPTDAFSDFENAIPRTRRNSDIDLSQSASLSSPEIEALVDRMDREVKNLKLQTRRLSHQILRLKRFLSTNSSSSSSSSSSSTTTRHRSNDSFFHIL